The following proteins are encoded in a genomic region of Triticum dicoccoides isolate Atlit2015 ecotype Zavitan chromosome 1B, WEW_v2.0, whole genome shotgun sequence:
- the LOC119312828 gene encoding uncharacterized protein LOC119312828 — translation MAGGRKREWIRKKVTAAAGSGSLRVRALSTALLQRRRRLPRVDLLRFFYESIVFRLLWVLESIVVLARLCFFFLRFGFRL, via the coding sequence ATGGCCGGCGGGAGGAAGCGGGAGTGGATACGTAAGAAGGTGACGGCGGCAGCCGGGAGCGGGTCGCTGCGCGTGCGCGCGCTGTCCACGGCGCTGTTGCAGCGGAGGAGACGGCTGCCGCGCGTTGACCTACTCCGGTTCTTCTACGAGAGCATCGTGTTCCGGCTGCTGTGGGTGCTCGAGTCCATCGTCGTCCTCGCCAggctctgcttcttcttcctccgcttcgGATTCCGGCTGTAA